Proteins from a single region of Strix aluco isolate bStrAlu1 chromosome 5, bStrAlu1.hap1, whole genome shotgun sequence:
- the MGST1 gene encoding microsomal glutathione S-transferase 1, with product MAKLTQLIDNEVFRAYATYTTIVLLKMMLMSLITAYFRITRKAFVNPEDTASFGKGESAKKYLRTDPDVERVRRGHLNDLENIVPFLGIGLLYALSGPELSTALLHFRIFAGARIVHTFAYLIPLPQPGRGLSWAVGYAATISMAYKVLKTALYL from the exons ATGGCTAAATTGACCCAGTTAATTGACAATGAAGTCTTCCGAGCTTATGCTACCTATACAACTATTGTTCTTCTAAAAATGATGCTAATGAGTCTTATAACAGCATACTTCAGAATCACGAGAAAG GCATTTGTCAACCCAGAAGATACAGCATCATTTGGAAAAGGCGAGAGTGCTAAAAAATACCTGCGGACTGATCCAGATGTTGAACGTGTACGCAG AGGCCACCTGAATGACCTTGAAAATATTGTCCCATTTCTTGGCATTGGACTGCTGTATGCTCTTAGTGGCCCTGAGCTGTCCACAGCCTTGCTGCATTTCAGGATCTTCGCTGGGGCTAGGATCGTTCACACTTTTGCATACTTGATCCCTCTTCCTCAGCCTGGCAGAGGTTTGTCTTGGGCAGTTGGGTATGCAGCGACCATCTCAATGGCGTACAAAGTGCTGAAGACGGCGTTGTACCTGTAG